ATGGAAATATCTTCTGATGGAACGGAATCCCATATCGAAATTCGGTCCGTTTCACTCTCGAGGAACTTGCTGAATCTCTCATTGTCGATCCGCATCAACCCAAGCACTTCGGCCAGTTCGTTACTGCTTTCGATGCGACTTCCGAAAATCCGCATCGATTCCGTCACGACACCTTGCCAAGTCATACGGTTTTTGGGGTTTTCGATAGATTTGAAAGGTGTGAGGGAAGCTGCCACCCAGTCATCGAGAACCGATTCCTCATCACTGTGGGTCACAATATGGATAAGGCGGGTGGCGAGGGGACGATTCGCCTGAGCTAGATCTTCAAGCTTGAGGCGACTCAGTTCTAACAGGTCCACCGAGGCGGGAACCCACGTTGATAACGAACGGTCGTACACGACGGGTTTCCATCGTAAGCCCGATGGCTCGAAAAGGGGAACGTGAAGAGGGATTCTCACTTGCAGCTCCTTCCCGTTGATCACTGGGATCCGAGCGAATTCACTGCGTCCCTGCAGCAGCTCGCAGAACGCTTGCGGACGGAGAGAACGCGGCATTGTTGCCAGGACAAACACAATGTTCTTGAAGGGATCAAGAAGGCGATTCTCCGTATCGGAACTTTTGCGAGGATCAGTCGACTGCAGATCATCGGCGAGACCTCCGAGAAACAAGCGGATCCTCCGGAGATTCGACGACAACTGCTCCCAGCGCGTCTCTAACAAATCATCCCGATACCGCTCCTGGAGCTTCTTCCTATTCTCGACGAACTTCGCCGACATCATTTTGCCGGCGGGATGTCCCGGTGGCGGTGAATCGAACTTCCCCAAGGCGGCCAGCTTAAGCATGTATGAGTTCGTCCTCTGAAGAAGCGGCATCCCATCGGAAGCAGCGGAGTCCTTGTTCTCGGCAGCTTCTTCGGCGGCAAGGGCTGATTCAAATTTATCCTGATCAACACCGAAGAATCTCTTGAAGAGTTTCTTCGGGTCCCCCTGGCCTTTCTCCAGAGCTCGAACATATTGCTCGTTCGCGACAACCAGATCGACAGGGATGGCCAGCCGCTGCTCCGTCATGTTGCGATGAGCATTGTGTTCTTCTGCCGCCTGAATTTCGCGGCGAAGGGCGGTGGCCTTCCACTTCTCGAATTCTTCGTCGGGATTCATGCGGAACCTTCCTTAGCGTCTTTCGCAAGCGGGTCCTCGTCAATCCTAGCGGATGGAGTGAGATCGGGGAGAACGGCGATGGCACGATCGAGTGCTTCGTCATGATGGCTGTATCGGGCGTGAATCTTGCTCGATGAATGGCCGGTGAGTTTCTGTCGAACATCGGCATGGATGTCAGCTTCGGCCAGCCAAGAGGCGAAAGTATGACGCAGGGCGTGGAAGCTTCGCGATGCCTTCAGGCCACCGGGCTGATCGATTTCCCGCGGAACTCCCGTCCGTTTCATAATGGCGATGAATTGCATCGAGGTGGTCGCAGTAGCCTGAGCCTTAAGTTTGGGAAAGAAGTCGCCTTTCTTCTCGCCGAGCCAAGAAACACAGGGAGGGGTGAGGGGGACAGTGATGACCTTTTTTTGTCTGGACGTTTTCGAAGGCATGATCACCAGCCGCGAGCCATCGACATGCTTCCGCGAAAGACTGAGAAGATCGCCGAGACGGAGTCCTGTGTGCGCAGCAATGAGGATTGCCCCGCGCCATTCTTCTGTCGTTTCTGGATGATCAAGCATCGCTCGGATTTCTTGGGCAGTGAACGGCGCGCGTTCGATGCTGTCCTCTTGGCGCAGGGACCGAGATTGCTTCGCCGGGTTGTGAGTGGCCACTCCCATTGCGACGGCATGTTCCATGACCCTTCGGAGGCTCGCCAGAGCCTTGTTGATCGTGGAGGCACGGCGATCGCCTTTCTTTCTCGCCTTACTGATGGCTGCGTCAATCTGGTCAGAGGTGAGGGATTTCACCGATGCTTTCATCGCTGAGGGTCCCAGGACCGCCTCAAAGAGATGGAGATCCTGTTCATATCCTCTGGCCGTGGAACTTCCTACATGGGGCTTCTGCTCCGCGATCCACTTCTCCCAGAACTCCTTCAAGGTCGATTCATCGAAATCAGGATTGGCCAGCTTGTGGAGCCTGTGGACAAGTTCCTCAGCCCGCGTCAGCGTGAGTTCCCCTGCGGCGGCTTCCTTTGCCGCCGTTTCAATAATCCTGGAAAATGCTCGTGGAAGGGAAGACGCTTTTTTTGACGCGTCTCGTTCTTCCATCTCAAAGCCTGCGGCGATCCGTTGAGCCTCGCGTTTTGAAGAACAGCCAGTATCTCTCGACGTCCTGACTCCATCAGCCGTCTTGAACTTGGCGATCCAACTGTCACTGCCTGGCCGCTTGTAAAGGGTCGCCATGGGCAGAAATGTAGACACAAATGAACAAAAATGAAGTAAAATGTGTCTACGTTGTTCCTAAGTGTCAGATAATTAGCAACTAAGATCCGTAAGGTCGTAGGTTCAAATCCTACTCCCGCAACCAATATAAAGCCCTGAATCTGAAAAGATTCCGGGCTTTTCCTTTGATGGCATGGCGTAATTTCAGGAGGCTGTACCAAAGAGAATAAAGATGATATGGGGGGCTACCCAAAGATGGGGCGGGAGTCTTCCGGATGGAGGGGGGCTTGCATTTCATGAAATGCTTTCGGGAGCCTTCGCGTATCGGACGAAGCAGGTTGTGGAAATCTGTGAATGTCTGTGAAAATCTTTGATTGATCGTTTGTCCGGATCCCGAAATACTCCCTTTATGAAACCCACCCTGATCCTTCCGCTGGCAGCCATGACCGGCACCATCGCCTTGGCCGCCGTCGTCTCCATTTCCTGGGAGACGAAGCAGCTCGACAACAATTTCTTCGCGGAGGGCGGTGCCATCGCCGACGTCAACAATGACGGCAAACCGGACATCATCTCAGGGCCGTATTGGTATGCCGGTCCGGATTTCAAGGAGCGGAAGGAGATATACGACACGAAGTCCTACGACCCGAAGGTCTATTCGGACATCTTCCTCCAGTTCGCCCACGACATCAACGGCGACGGCTGGCAGGACGTCATGGTCTATAGCTGGCCGGGCAAAGGGGCTTGGTGGCACGAGAACCCGAAGGGCAAGGAAGGCCACTGGCCGAAGCACCAGGTGCTGGACATCGTCGATGGCGAGTCACCGCACTTCGTGGACATCGATGGCGACGGGAAGCTGGACATCGTCTGCGCCCAGAACGGCTCCTACGGCTACGCTTCGCCCGGAGCGGATCCGACCCAGCCATGGACGTTCAAGCCGATCACCCCGCCGGACAAGTCCGTCTTCCGCTACACGCACGGCCAGGGCGTGGGTGATGTGGATGGTGACGGAAAGATCGACTTCATCGAGAAGCGCGGCTGGTGGAAGAACCCGGGCAAGGATGGCGGCGAGTGGGTGCTGCACCCGGTGCCGATCCCCGGAAAGGGCGGGGCGCAGATGTACGTCTATGACTTCAACGGCGACGGGAAGAACGACATCCTCACCGTCATCGACGCGCACGGTTACGGCATGTCGTGGTTCGAGCAGACGGCGGACGGTTGGAAGGAACACCCCATCCTGACCGAGAAGAAGGAAACCTCCGCCGGCGGCTTCAATGAGACGCAGATGCACGGCGTCGAGTTCGTGGATGTCGATGGCGACGGCATCAAGGACGTCATCACCGGCAAGCGTTTCTGGGCGCACGCACCGAAGGCCGATGGCACCGGTGACCCCGGCGTGAATGATCCCGCCACCCTTTTCTGGCTGAAGGTCACCCGTGAGAACGGTCAGGTGAAGTTCACGCCGAACGTGATCCACGCGGACTCCGGGGTGGGCGTGATGCTGCCATCCGGCGATGTGAACGGCGACGGCTTGGTCGATTTCCTGACCGCCAACAAGAAGGGCACCTTCATCCACATCCAGAAACGCTGATCCACTTTCCCTGCGGCGGCGGGCCATGGTCCGCCGCCGTTTTTCCTTTTTCCCAACCCATCCGTTTTTCCGCATGAGACACCTGATCCCATCTCTCGCCCTCCTGCCGGTGCTGACCGCGCCGGTGTTCGCCGCCAGCTTCGAACTCAAGGACGGCGATCGCGTCGCTTTTCTCGGTGATGCCCTGATCGAGCGCGAGCAATACGAAGGCTGGGTGGAACTCGCTTTCACCACCCAATTTCCGGACCGCAATGTGACGTTCCGCAACCTTGGCTGGAATGCGGACACCCCGGCCGGCGATTCGCGGAATGGCCTGAGCCTGCTGCAAGCCGGACTGGAACCCCCGGAGGAAGGATGGAGGCAGCTCCAGAACCAGCTCACCACCTACAAGCCGAACGTCATCGTCCTCGGCTACGGCATGGCATCCTCCCTGGTGAAGGGCGGGACGCCGGAGCAGTTCCAGAAGGAACTCGACCGCCTGCTGGATGATGCGGCGAAGTCCGCCGGAAATGAAGTGCGCATCGTGGTGCTGGGAGCGCCACCGCGTTTCGAGTTCCCCGGCATCGCCGCGTCGGAGGCGGCGGCGCACCGCGAACGCCTCGCCGCGTTTGACAAGGTGCTGAAGGACACCGCGGCGAAGCGCAGCCTTCCTTTCGTTGCCCTGGCGGACCTCCCGCAGGAGGCGGCCTACACGCAGAACGGCATCCACCTCACCGGTGAAGGCTACAAGGCGCTGGCCCGCCATATCGAGAAGGGTCTCGGCTGGAAAGCCGGAGCATGGGACAAGGGCGACAGCGCAGCCGCCCTGCGCCGCCACATCCTCAAGAAGAACGAGTGGTTCTTCAACCGTTCCCGGCCGGCGAACATGGCCTACATCTTCGGCTTCCGGAAGAAGGAGCAGGGGAACAACGCGAAGGAGATCCCGCAGTTCGACGCGCTCATCGCGGAGCAGGAGGCCGCCATCGCGAAGATGCGCGACCTTTCCAAGAACGTCGTGGTGCCTGACGCCCCGGTGCGCACGGAGTCCGCCTTCGCGAAGAATGTCACCCAGCCGCATCCCAACTTCACGGTGGCGGAGGGTTACGAGATCACCCTGTGGGCGGAGAACCCTCTCCTCCACAAGCCGACGCAAATGAACTTCGACCCGTCAGGGAAACTGTGGGTCGCCAGTTCCGAAACCTACCCGCAGGTGGAGGTCGGCCAGACCGCGGATGACAAGATCATCGTCCTTTCCGACAGTGATGGCGATGGCAAGGCGGACAAGTCCTCCGTCTTTGCCGACGGGATGCTCATGCCCACCGCGGTGCTGCCGGGGGATGGCGGCGTGTATGTCGGCCAGAGCACGGACCTGCTGCACTTCAAGGACACCGACGGCGACGGAAAGGCGGATGTGAAGACCCGCGTCCTCAGCGGCTTCGGCACGGAGGATACCCACCACAACATCCACACCCTGCGCCGCGGGCCGGACGGCCGCCTCTGGTTCAACCAGAGCATTTACACCCGCACGGACACGGAGACCCCGCATGGCGTCTTCCGTCTGAAAAGCGGCGGCATCATGCGCTTCGACCCGCGTGACTCGAAGATCGAGCCGGTCTTCTACGGCTGGTGCAACCCGTGGGGCCACCAGTTCGACAAATACGGCCAGTCCTTCGTCACCGACGGTGCCGGTGGCGCGGGCATCAACTGGGGCGTCCCCGGTGCGATGTATTTCACCTTTGCCAAGGCACCGAAGATCCTCGGCAGCATCAGCCCAGGCAGCTACCCGAAATTCTCCGGCCTGGAGATCGTGGAGTCCGCGCACTTCCCGGCGGACTGGCAGGGGAACATGATCACCTGCGACTTCCGCGCGCACCGCATCGTCCGCTTCGGCATCGCGGACCAGGGTTCCGGCTACGCGGCGCAGGAACTGGGCGATCTCGTCCGCACGGATGATGTCAATTTCCGCCCCATTGACGCGAAGATCGGCCCGGACGGCGCGCTCTACATCGCGGACTGGTCGAACCCGATCATCAACCACGGCGAGGTCGATTTCCGCGACCCGCGCCGCGACCGCGAGCACGGCCGGATCTGGAGGATCACGAAGAAAGGTGGCCCGGTCACCAAGACGAAGGACTTCACCAAGCTTTCCGAAAAGGAGCTTCTGGAGTCGCTCGTCAGCGACAACCGCTACGACCGTGACCAGGCGACGGCGATCCTGTTCGAGAGCAAGTCCGCGACGCTGGATGCGGAGATCGGGAAATGGTCCGCCGGAGCGAAGGATGACCGCGTCCTGCTGGCGGCTCTCTGGCTGCAGCAGACACGCGACACGAAGGGGCTGGATGAAAAGCTTTTGGCCGCTGCTCTGAACAGTAAGGTGGGCGAGGTGCGCGCCGCGGCGGTGCGTGTCTATGGCGACTCCATCACCGATGGGAAGATCGGTCCGGAAAAGGCGATGGAGATCCTCGCGGCGGCGGTTGCCGATGACTTCGCCCGCGTCCGCATCGAGGCGATCCGCGCTCTTTCCAAGGTGCCCGGCGCGCAGGCTATGGACCTCGCCTTGAAGGCACTCGACAAGCCGACGGACCGCTTCATCGACTACGCTCTTTGGCTGAACATCCAGGAACACGGTGAGGAATGGCTCGCCTCGCCAGAGTCGAAGGAAAACGCAAAGGCGCTCGAGTTCGTGCTCGGCAATCTTCCTCCAAGCAAGGCGACCGCAGCCATTGCCAAGCTGTTCCCCAAGCCGCTGCCGAAGGATGGTTCCGGTCCATGGCTCGCGCTCGGCCTGAAGAATGGCGACGCCACCGTCCTCACCGCCATCTACGACCAGGTGATTTCGCAGGGCTTTGATGAGGCCATAACCCTGTCTGCCCTCCGTGGTCTCGGGGATGCCGTTTCCCAGCGCCAGATCAAGCCCGCGGGCGATGGCTCGAAGCTGCTGCCGCTCATCAATGGCGGCTCCGACGCCCAGAAGGTCGCCGCGATCTCGCTCGCCGGTGCCACCGTATCGTCCGACCTCATCCCGGCGCTGGTGGAACTTTCCGCGAAGGGGAACCCGGCCATCCGTGGTGCCGCGATCAATGCCCTGGGGAACTTCCCGGCACCCGCCGCGAAGGCGGCCCTGGTGGCCGCCGCGGCCGATGGTCAGCCCGCGGACATCCGCAGCCACGCCGTGCTTTCGCTGGCGAAGCATCACCGGGACACCGCCGTGCCACTCATCGCCGCTTACGCCTCCGGCATCAC
The sequence above is drawn from the Akkermansiaceae bacterium genome and encodes:
- a CDS encoding tyrosine-type recombinase/integrase: MATLYKRPGSDSWIAKFKTADGVRTSRDTGCSSKREAQRIAAGFEMEERDASKKASSLPRAFSRIIETAAKEAAAGELTLTRAEELVHRLHKLANPDFDESTLKEFWEKWIAEQKPHVGSSTARGYEQDLHLFEAVLGPSAMKASVKSLTSDQIDAAISKARKKGDRRASTINKALASLRRVMEHAVAMGVATHNPAKQSRSLRQEDSIERAPFTAQEIRAMLDHPETTEEWRGAILIAAHTGLRLGDLLSLSRKHVDGSRLVIMPSKTSRQKKVITVPLTPPCVSWLGEKKGDFFPKLKAQATATTSMQFIAIMKRTGVPREIDQPGGLKASRSFHALRHTFASWLAEADIHADVRQKLTGHSSSKIHARYSHHDEALDRAIAVLPDLTPSARIDEDPLAKDAKEGSA
- a CDS encoding VCBS repeat-containing protein, which translates into the protein MKPTLILPLAAMTGTIALAAVVSISWETKQLDNNFFAEGGAIADVNNDGKPDIISGPYWYAGPDFKERKEIYDTKSYDPKVYSDIFLQFAHDINGDGWQDVMVYSWPGKGAWWHENPKGKEGHWPKHQVLDIVDGESPHFVDIDGDGKLDIVCAQNGSYGYASPGADPTQPWTFKPITPPDKSVFRYTHGQGVGDVDGDGKIDFIEKRGWWKNPGKDGGEWVLHPVPIPGKGGAQMYVYDFNGDGKNDILTVIDAHGYGMSWFEQTADGWKEHPILTEKKETSAGGFNETQMHGVEFVDVDGDGIKDVITGKRFWAHAPKADGTGDPGVNDPATLFWLKVTRENGQVKFTPNVIHADSGVGVMLPSGDVNGDGLVDFLTANKKGTFIHIQKR
- a CDS encoding HEAT repeat domain-containing protein; the encoded protein is MRHLIPSLALLPVLTAPVFAASFELKDGDRVAFLGDALIEREQYEGWVELAFTTQFPDRNVTFRNLGWNADTPAGDSRNGLSLLQAGLEPPEEGWRQLQNQLTTYKPNVIVLGYGMASSLVKGGTPEQFQKELDRLLDDAAKSAGNEVRIVVLGAPPRFEFPGIAASEAAAHRERLAAFDKVLKDTAAKRSLPFVALADLPQEAAYTQNGIHLTGEGYKALARHIEKGLGWKAGAWDKGDSAAALRRHILKKNEWFFNRSRPANMAYIFGFRKKEQGNNAKEIPQFDALIAEQEAAIAKMRDLSKNVVVPDAPVRTESAFAKNVTQPHPNFTVAEGYEITLWAENPLLHKPTQMNFDPSGKLWVASSETYPQVEVGQTADDKIIVLSDSDGDGKADKSSVFADGMLMPTAVLPGDGGVYVGQSTDLLHFKDTDGDGKADVKTRVLSGFGTEDTHHNIHTLRRGPDGRLWFNQSIYTRTDTETPHGVFRLKSGGIMRFDPRDSKIEPVFYGWCNPWGHQFDKYGQSFVTDGAGGAGINWGVPGAMYFTFAKAPKILGSISPGSYPKFSGLEIVESAHFPADWQGNMITCDFRAHRIVRFGIADQGSGYAAQELGDLVRTDDVNFRPIDAKIGPDGALYIADWSNPIINHGEVDFRDPRRDREHGRIWRITKKGGPVTKTKDFTKLSEKELLESLVSDNRYDRDQATAILFESKSATLDAEIGKWSAGAKDDRVLLAALWLQQTRDTKGLDEKLLAAALNSKVGEVRAAAVRVYGDSITDGKIGPEKAMEILAAAVADDFARVRIEAIRALSKVPGAQAMDLALKALDKPTDRFIDYALWLNIQEHGEEWLASPESKENAKALEFVLGNLPPSKATAAIAKLFPKPLPKDGSGPWLALGLKNGDATVLTAIYDQVISQGFDEAITLSALRGLGDAVSQRQIKPAGDGSKLLPLINGGSDAQKVAAISLAGATVSSDLIPALVELSAKGNPAIRGAAINALGNFPAPAAKAALVAAAADGQPADIRSHAVLSLAKHHRDTAVPLIAAYASGITEAEQGREFWQKALSSKGISKQLAAVITEKKFSPETAVASLQHIPDVAEHDALLKVLREQAGSAQKTYDDATIKKMAAQATEKGDAARGEAVYRRPALACTACHAIGGAGGKVGPDMTSIGASAPMDYLIESVVNPGAKVKEGYHSVIIETKDGKAIMGQLIRSGGSGMTIRDGAGQEIVIPESNVAKKTDAGSLMPGNLIAGLPENDVNDLFKFLSQLGKPGDYDATKSKAPKVWAVLGLTTDLQEKASAGDPSLGWTPVTATVNGRLLPEDVAAMAPSSSEIMAGTKLQLSEAAKIQLTFADGFKPTDIWINGKSAPSGTADLQPGIHKIVVRAPKGGKAMRMTCESGTFLPEW